In Patulibacter sp. SYSU D01012, a single window of DNA contains:
- the coaE gene encoding dephospho-CoA kinase (Dephospho-CoA kinase (CoaE) performs the final step in coenzyme A biosynthesis.), whose amino-acid sequence MAVPFVGLTGGLAAGKSTALAALERLGARTLSTDAVVHGLYEGAELRDLVVERWGADVAPDGVVDRAAVAQHAFGDPAERTWLEGQVWPRVAQAVLAFRQEADAADPAPRAAVVETPLLFEAGMEAGYDATIAVVAPEALRQERAQARGHHGVAARNDRHLSQEEKAERATYAIVNDGTVEQLEARLAAVLDDLARPGT is encoded by the coding sequence ATGGCTGTCCCCTTCGTTGGGCTCACCGGCGGTCTGGCCGCCGGCAAGTCGACCGCGCTCGCGGCGCTCGAGCGCCTGGGCGCGCGCACGCTCTCCACCGACGCCGTGGTCCACGGCCTGTACGAGGGCGCCGAGCTGCGCGACCTCGTGGTCGAGCGCTGGGGCGCCGACGTCGCGCCCGACGGCGTGGTCGACCGGGCCGCGGTCGCCCAGCACGCGTTCGGCGACCCCGCCGAGCGCACGTGGCTCGAGGGCCAGGTCTGGCCCCGCGTCGCCCAGGCCGTGCTGGCGTTCCGCCAGGAGGCCGACGCCGCGGACCCGGCCCCTCGTGCGGCCGTCGTCGAGACGCCGCTGCTGTTCGAGGCGGGGATGGAGGCGGGCTACGACGCGACGATCGCCGTCGTGGCGCCCGAGGCGCTGCGGCAGGAGCGCGCGCAGGCGCGGGGGCACCACGGCGTCGCGGCGCGCAACGACCGCCACCTGTCCCAGGAGGAGAAGGCCGAGCGCGCGACGTACGCGATCGTGAACGACGGCACCGTCGAGCAGCTCGAGGCGCGGCTCGCGGCGGTCCTGGACGACCTGGCGCGGCCGGGGACGTGA